A genome region from Coffea arabica cultivar ET-39 chromosome 7e, Coffea Arabica ET-39 HiFi, whole genome shotgun sequence includes the following:
- the LOC113701902 gene encoding cysteine desulfurase, mitochondrial-like yields the protein MPSKLLTTALRRTILKPTILRPFSTAAAAVAEPYQEDTSGITVKGVKISGRPLYLDMQATSPVDPRVLDAMLPYYLSRFGNPHSRTHLYGWESDQAVESARTHVADLISASPKEIIFTSGATESNNISVKGVLHFYKDKKRHVITTQTEHKCVLDSCRHLQQEGFEVTYLPVEPDGLVDLDKLRAAIRPDTGLVSVMMVNNEIGVIQPVEEIGKICKEFNVPFHTDAAQALGKIPIDVDKMNVSLMSLSGHKIYGPKGIGALYMRRRPRIRVEPQMNGGGQERGIRSGTVPTPLVVGFGAACDIAKKEMEYDDKRIKALQERLLNGIRDKIDGVVVNGSVEWRYAGNLNLSFAYVEGESLLMGLKEVAVSSGSACTSASLEPSYVLRALGVEEDMAHTSIRYGIGRFTTEEEIDRAVELTVMQVEKLREMSPLYEMVKAGIDLKSIQWSQH from the coding sequence ATGCCGTCGAAGCTTTTAACCACCGCCCTCCGCCGCACGATCTTAAAACCCACAATCCTCCGCCCCTTCTCCACCGCCGCTGCCGCCGTTGCTGAACCCTATCAAGAAGACACATCAGGAATTACGGTGAAAGGCGTAAAAATCTCCGGAAGACCCCTCTACCTCGACATGCAAGCTACCTCGCCGGTGGACCCTCGGGTCCTCGACGCCATGCTCCCTTACTATCTCTCCCGCTTCGGCAACCCTCACTCCCGGACCCACCTCTACGGCTGGGAATCCGACCAGGCCGTCGAGTCTGCCCGAACCCACGTGGCAGACCTAATTAGCGCCTCCCCTAAGGAGATCATTTTCACCTCCGGCGCCACCGAGTCCAATAACATCTCCGTCAAGGGGGTTTTGCATTTTTATAAGGATAAGAAGCGCCACGTCATCACTACCCAGACGGAGCACAAGTGCGTCTTGGACTCCTGCCGTCACCTCCAGCAAGAGGGTTTTGAGGTAACTTATCTTCCTGTTGAACCTGACGGGCTCGTTGATTTGGATAAGCTTCGGGCTGCGATACGGCCCGACACGGGGTTAGTTTCGGTTATGATGGTTAATAATGAGATTGGAGTGATTCAACCTGTCGAGGAAATTGGGAAAATCTGCAAGGAATTTAATGTTCCGTTTCATACCGATGCTGCCCAGGCTTTGGGGAAAATTCCCATAGACGTCGATAAGATGAATGTCAGTTTGATGTCTTTGAGCGGGCATAAGATTTATGGGCCTAAGGGAATTGGGGCTTTGTACATGAGGCGCAGACCGAGGATCCGCGTGGAGCCTCAAATGAATGGGGGCGGGCAAGAGAGAGGGATAAGGAGTGGAACTGTGCCAACTCCCTTGGTTGTGGGCTTTGGGGCTGCTTGTGACATCGCTAAGAAGGAAATGGAGTACGATGACAAGAGGATTAAGGCTTTGCAAGAGAGGTTGTTGAATGGAATTAGGGATAAGATTGATGGGGTGGTAGTGAATGGTAGCGTGGAGTGGAGGTATGCAGGCAATTTGAACTTATCGTTTGCTTATGTTGAGGGGGAAAGCTTGTTGATGGGGTTGAAGGAGGTCGCCGTGTCGAGTGGTAGCGCTTGTACTAGTGCGAGCTTGGAGCCCTCGTATGTATTGAGGGCATTGGGTGTGGAAGAGGACATGGCACATACGTCTATTAGGTATGGGATTGGGAGGTTCACTACGGAGGAAGAGATTGACAGGGCTGTGGAGCTAACTGTAATGCAGGTTGAGAAGTTAAGGGAAATGAGCCCTCTTTATGAGATGGTGAAGGCTGGGATAGATTTGAAGAGTATACAATGGTCACAGCACTGA
- the LOC113701616 gene encoding uncharacterized protein produces the protein MFRLSPRRNQRNKGFKVKHALQICVLVGVCIWLLYQVQHSRSKKASYGESSNILEKVQKFGRKDIQPKNIEMITRDENRKEEREEASKQLEDELKPEENDHDQDKLGEEGEKETESTEQEVKDEENGENKDAEGEGGNEMQNQEKENDGNKNNGEEEETREDDRGKHDEEQSGEETGENKENGGAEKENETKEENNESANEDTKENGAEQKGNEEKDAKEENGENEETRENKNDLDGGEEQEVKEQVNDESKATEKEEKKQIGNEDQGREKQEDHEVKEQKEGKSEESPDEKVHQANEQTNEAAARENTNGGNVQSEEVQDSQSMKDTEKVNKENVNGEEQSTEKVQDKSEGNSENVTEANKVHDNESGSNAKEGESNEQNSPSTVATDEGNDSENTQQGSGHDSNPAEGRREANQEQGNGNETTQQESGESSNPTEGTHEANEKQGNANETTQQGSWDNSNPTEGTKEANQQQSISDNSKDDADQNQRNAVGHVLPGGDGAQTTQEEQTDNKDAATNNDKSDTSSNMKEGSAYGEGSNDVGNRQNAGSNTVGGTEKSSENSSANQVNEKVEIQKSDAHSETGPEEKINPSNDNDNTDSSENRSVDSSGSSSATKEEASSNSNENAEAEQNSMVDSSSSTIPQEEKEARTDLETLPEMGNEGTSQEDAVA, from the coding sequence ATGTTCAGGCTGTCACCTCGGAGGAATCAGAGAAATAAAGGTTTTAAGGTGAAGCATGCCCTGCAGATATGTGTGCTAGTTGGTGTTTGCATCTGGCTGCTTTATCAGGTCCAGCACTCCCGTAGCAAAAAGGCATCATATGGAGAAAGCTCAAACATTTTGGAGAAGGTACAAAAATTTGGGAGAAAAGACATCCAAccaaaaaatattgaaatgaTAACACGGGATGAGAATCGAAAGGAGGAACGAGAAGAAGCCAGTAAACAACTTGAAGATGAGCTCAAGCCCGAGGAAAATGATCATGATCAAGACAAACTGGGAGAGGAAGGAGAAAAGGAGACAGAAAGTACAGAGCAAGAAGTGAAAGATGAAGAGAATGGAGAGAACAAAGATGCAGAGGGTGAAGGGGGAAATGAGATGcaaaatcaagagaaagagaATGATGGAAATAAAAATAATGGTGAGGAGGAGGAAACTAGAGAAGACGACCGGGGAAAGCATGATGAAGAGCAAAGTGGTGAGGAGACtggagaaaataaagaaaatggcgGCGCAGAAAAGGAGAATGAAACGAAGGAGGAGAACAATGAGAGTGCTAATGAAGACACAAAAGAAAATGGAGCTGAGCAGAAAGGTAATGAGGAAAAGGATGCAAAAGAAGAGAATGGGGAAAATGAAGAGACCAGGGAAAATAAGAATGACCTGGATGGAGGTGAAGAGCAGGAAGTGAAGGAGCAGGTTAACGATGAGAGCAAGGCaacagaaaaggaagagaagaaacAAATAGGCAATGAAGATCAAGGTAGAGAGAAACAGGAAGACCATGAAgtgaaggaacaaaaagaaggTAAATCTGAGGAATCACCAGATGAGAAGGTTCATCAAGCAAATGAGCAGACAAACGAAGCTGCTGCACGGGAAAACACCAATGGTGGGAATGTCCAGAGTGAAGAGGTTCAGGATTCTCAAAGTATGAAAGACACTGAGAAAGTAAATAAGGAAAACGTAAATGGGGAAGAACAGTCGACTGAGAAGGTCCAGGACAAGTCTGAAGGCAACAGTGAAAATGTGACAGAGGCAAATAAGGTACACGATAATGAATCAGGTTCAAATGCAAAAGAAGGTGAGTCAAATGAACAGAATAGTCCATCAACTGTTGCGACTGATGAAGGCAATGACAGTGAAAACACACAGCAGGGATCAGGTCACGATTCCAATCCTGCAGAAGGAAGGAGGGAAGCTAATCAAGAGCAAGGCAACGGCAATGAGACCACACAGCAGGAATCAGGGGAATCTTCCAATCCTACAGAAGGAACACATGAAGCTAATGAAAAGCAAGGCAATGCCAATGAAACCACACAGCAAGGATCATGGGATAACTCCAATCCCACAGAAGGAACAAAGGAAGCTAATCAACAGCAGAGCATTAGCGACAATTCTAAGGATGATGCCGATCAAAACCAGAGAAATGCTGTTGGTCATGTCCTTCCTGGGGGAGATGGTGCGCAGACTACTCAAGAGGAGCAAACCGATAACAAGGATGCTGCAACAAACAATGACAAATCCGATACAAGTTCAAATATGAAGGAGGGCTCAGCATATGGAGAAGGTTCAAATGATGTGGGCAATAGACAAAATGCTGGTAGCAATACTGTTGGGGGTACAgagaaaagttcagaaaattcATCAGCCAATCAGGTTAATGAAAAGGTCGAGATCCAGAAGTCTGATGCTCATTCTGAAACAGGACCGGAAGAAAAGATTAACCCTTCAAATGACAATGACAATACTGATTCCAGTGAAAATAGATCAGTAGATTCTTCTGGTTCCTCGAGTGCTACTAAAGAGGAGGCATCTTCAAACTCAAATGAGAATGCTGAAGCTGAGCAGAATAGCATGGTTGACTCATCAAGTTCTACAATTCCCCAAGAAGAGAAAGAGGCTCGCACTGACCTTGAAACTTTGCCTGAGATGGGAAATGAGGGAACTAGTCAAGAAGATGCAGTCGCTTAG
- the LOC140003754 gene encoding cytochrome c oxidase subunit 6a, mitochondrial-like: MASAIVRSGLRSAIRGGASRTAPAPASKRTFSASAYHDEAAEASKWEKITYLAIATCSTLSVYNLSKGHHHHEEPPSYPYLHIRNKEFPWGPDGLFEKKHH, from the exons ATGGCATCTGCAATTGTTAGATCTGGCCTCCGCTCCGCCATCCGCGGCGGCGCCTCTCGTACAGCTCCAGCTCCGGCATCTAAGAGAACTTTTTCCGCCTCTGCCTATCACGATGAAGCCG CTGAGGCTTCGAAGTGGGAGAAGATTACATACCTTGCGATAGCCACCTGCTCTACTCTCTCAGTCTATAACCTCTCCAAGGGTCATCACCACCATGAAGAGCCTCCT TCTTATCCCTACTTGCACATTCGCAACAAGGAGTTTCCATGGG GTCCAGATGGTCTTTTTGAGAAGAAGCACCACTGA